One Mycolicibacterium goodii genomic region harbors:
- a CDS encoding class II fructose-bisphosphate aldolase — MPLVTTAELIAPARAAGRGVAAFNVVTLEHAHGIVDGAEHAGIPVILQVSENAVTFHGTLGPLSAALAAVATEANVPVSLHLDHVVSAELWEQAPDAGFSSVMVDGGALPYADNVAVTAQAAQLLRARGLTVEAELGYVGGKDSQVVSAHAPGVRTDPDQAVEFVAATGVDALAVAVGSSHAMTTQTAALDLDLITRLRDAVPCPLVLHGSSGVPDETLRAAVRAGIVKVNIGTALNIAYSSAMRTGLAADDAVDPRGSLRAARSAIADTVAHLLEVVST, encoded by the coding sequence ATGCCGCTGGTCACCACGGCCGAGCTGATCGCGCCCGCCCGAGCGGCCGGCCGCGGCGTCGCGGCGTTCAACGTCGTCACCCTCGAGCACGCACACGGCATCGTCGACGGCGCCGAACACGCGGGCATCCCGGTGATCTTGCAGGTCAGCGAGAACGCCGTGACGTTCCACGGCACGCTCGGACCGTTGAGTGCGGCGCTGGCGGCGGTGGCCACCGAGGCCAACGTGCCGGTGAGCCTGCACCTCGACCATGTCGTGTCGGCCGAACTGTGGGAGCAGGCACCCGACGCCGGGTTCTCGTCGGTGATGGTTGACGGTGGTGCGCTGCCGTACGCCGACAACGTTGCGGTCACCGCGCAGGCCGCGCAGCTGCTGCGCGCCCGAGGGCTGACCGTGGAAGCCGAACTCGGCTACGTCGGCGGCAAGGACTCCCAGGTGGTGAGCGCCCACGCCCCTGGCGTGCGCACCGACCCGGACCAGGCCGTCGAGTTCGTCGCCGCCACCGGTGTGGACGCCCTGGCCGTCGCGGTCGGCAGCTCACACGCCATGACCACCCAAACTGCCGCTCTGGACCTGGATCTCATCACACGCCTTCGCGACGCGGTGCCGTGTCCCCTGGTTCTGCACGGGTCGTCGGGCGTGCCCGACGAGACGCTGCGCGCCGCGGTGCGCGCGGGCATCGTCAAGGTGAACATCGGGACCGCACTCAACATCGCCTACTCGTCGGCCATGCGCACGGGACTCGCGGCCGACGACGCGGTCGATCCCAGGGGATCGCTGCGCGCCGCGCGATCCGCGATCGCCGACACCGTGGCCCACCTTCTCGAAGTGGTCAGCACCTAG
- a CDS encoding ABC transporter substrate-binding protein produces MNRKRLMLAAGVVALALPMAACTSSKPQAGESSETPAAAGEAPAVAVTTVTAPPKASKNYNIAFLQGVVGDQFYITMQCGAQEEAANLGVTVNTQGPQKFDPTLQKPILDSIVASRPDALLVAPTDVQAMQLPLEQAAAAGIKVVLVDTTTNDPSYAVSAIASDNEGGGRAAFEAIKQLHPEGGKVMVMGLDPGISTTDARTKGFEEAVKEDPAFTYVGVQYSHNDPATAAQLIGAQLQRDPDLVGVFAANLFTAEGSATGIKQAGKSDQVAVVGFDAGPNQIQALREGTVQALVAQDPATIGKFGVDEAVTALEGGQNSPNVQTGFTIITRENLDGEGGAAAYKSSC; encoded by the coding sequence GTGAACCGTAAGCGCCTCATGTTGGCGGCGGGCGTCGTGGCGCTCGCGTTGCCGATGGCTGCCTGCACATCGTCGAAGCCGCAGGCAGGCGAATCGTCCGAGACCCCGGCCGCCGCGGGTGAGGCGCCTGCCGTCGCCGTCACCACGGTGACGGCGCCTCCGAAGGCCAGCAAGAACTACAACATCGCGTTCCTGCAGGGCGTCGTGGGCGATCAGTTCTACATCACCATGCAGTGTGGTGCGCAGGAGGAGGCCGCCAACCTCGGCGTCACGGTGAACACGCAGGGGCCCCAGAAGTTCGACCCGACGCTGCAGAAGCCGATCCTCGACTCGATCGTCGCGAGCAGGCCCGACGCGCTGCTCGTCGCGCCGACCGATGTGCAGGCCATGCAGTTGCCGCTGGAGCAGGCGGCCGCGGCGGGTATCAAGGTGGTGCTCGTCGACACCACCACCAACGATCCGTCGTACGCGGTGTCGGCGATCGCGAGCGACAACGAGGGCGGCGGCCGTGCCGCGTTCGAGGCGATCAAACAGCTGCATCCCGAGGGCGGCAAGGTCATGGTGATGGGCCTCGATCCCGGCATCTCGACCACCGACGCGCGGACCAAGGGGTTCGAGGAGGCGGTCAAAGAGGATCCCGCGTTCACCTACGTCGGTGTGCAGTACAGCCACAACGATCCCGCGACTGCGGCCCAGCTGATCGGTGCTCAGCTGCAACGTGATCCCGATCTGGTGGGGGTGTTCGCGGCAAACCTGTTCACGGCCGAGGGTTCGGCGACGGGAATCAAGCAGGCCGGCAAGAGCGATCAGGTGGCAGTGGTGGGCTTCGACGCCGGACCCAACCAGATCCAGGCGCTGCGCGAGGGCACGGTGCAGGCACTGGTGGCGCAGGATCCCGCCACCATCGGCAAGTTCGGTGTCGATGAGGCGGTCACCGCGCTCGAGGGCGGCCAGAACAGCCCCAACGTGCAGACCGGGTTCACCATCATCACCCGCGAGAACCTCGACGGCGAGGGTGGGGCCGCGGCATACAAATCCAGCTGCTGA
- a CDS encoding 1-phosphofructokinase family hexose kinase gives MIVTVTPNPSLDRTLHLPRLRPGEVNRATSTMTEPSGKGVNVALALHGAGHATRAVLPVGGSVGAEIVSALQVFGLDMIGVPVCGAVRSNVTLVEADGRSTKVNEPGPHLSADEVDALCAAAVAQGGDWVVWAGSLPAGFAPQRLAAAVGEARTAGRRVAVDASGPALAAVLAADRAGLPHLIKPNVDELADVVDRPMATLADVVTAARALTERGVDTVLVSLGGDGAVLVTATLALHGAAPVERVVNTVGAGDALLAGYLAAWQEKPTDALASALRFGATAVEHQGTLIGLPDPQRPVSIGPVRGDLRLG, from the coding sequence TTGATCGTCACCGTCACGCCCAACCCGAGCCTCGACCGCACGCTGCACCTTCCTAGACTGCGACCGGGAGAGGTCAACCGGGCCACGTCGACCATGACCGAGCCGAGCGGCAAGGGTGTCAACGTCGCACTCGCACTGCACGGCGCCGGTCACGCGACGCGTGCCGTCCTGCCCGTCGGAGGATCTGTCGGCGCCGAAATCGTCTCGGCTTTGCAGGTTTTCGGGCTCGACATGATCGGTGTGCCCGTCTGCGGGGCGGTGCGCAGCAACGTCACACTGGTCGAGGCCGACGGGCGGAGCACCAAGGTCAACGAACCCGGCCCGCACCTGTCCGCCGACGAGGTCGACGCGTTGTGCGCGGCGGCCGTCGCACAGGGCGGCGACTGGGTGGTGTGGGCGGGCAGCCTGCCCGCCGGGTTCGCGCCGCAGCGCCTGGCCGCCGCGGTCGGTGAGGCCAGGACCGCCGGGCGGCGGGTGGCCGTCGACGCGTCCGGGCCCGCCTTGGCGGCCGTGCTCGCCGCTGATCGGGCCGGGTTGCCGCACCTGATCAAACCCAATGTCGACGAACTGGCAGACGTCGTGGACCGCCCGATGGCGACGCTGGCCGATGTGGTCACCGCGGCGCGTGCCCTCACCGAGCGCGGGGTGGACACGGTGCTCGTGAGCCTCGGCGGTGACGGGGCCGTGCTCGTCACGGCGACCCTCGCGTTGCACGGGGCCGCGCCGGTGGAGCGCGTGGTCAACACCGTCGGGGCCGGTGATGCGCTGCTCGCCGGTTACCTCGCGGCGTGGCAGGAGAAGCCGACGGACGCACTGGCCTCGGCGTTGCGTTTCGGCGCGACCGCCGTCGAACACCAAGGCACCCTCATCGGGCTGCCCGATCCGCAGCGGCCGGTGAGTATCGGCCCGGTGCGCGGCGACTTGCGTTTAGGTTGA
- a CDS encoding DeoR/GlpR family DNA-binding transcription regulator — MTTTRAPRTWFPDERHAEVLRLLDAERRVESAQLAGRFGVSAECVRKDLAHLETLGLLRRVHGGAVPAVSSRTEPDVADRIENAEAKSAIAQHALRYVADGATLLLDAGSTTLRLAEKLPVAAELVVYTNAVPVATTLLNRGITTVLLGGRIRQPTMAAVGALTAEALASINVDVAFLGTNALSLDRGLTTPDPEESTVKRHMLAAAGQRVFLVDSSKFGRHSQARHAKLSDVDVLITDDGADVGVRKRLRAAGITVEVAHR; from the coding sequence ATGACCACGACACGAGCGCCGCGGACCTGGTTCCCCGACGAACGTCACGCCGAGGTGCTGCGGCTGCTCGACGCCGAACGGCGTGTCGAAAGCGCGCAACTGGCAGGACGTTTCGGAGTCAGCGCCGAGTGTGTGCGCAAAGACCTCGCGCACCTTGAGACACTCGGGCTGTTGCGGCGTGTGCACGGCGGCGCCGTGCCGGCCGTCAGCAGCCGTACCGAACCCGATGTCGCCGACCGGATCGAGAACGCCGAAGCGAAATCCGCGATCGCGCAACATGCCCTGCGGTACGTGGCCGACGGCGCCACGCTGCTGCTGGATGCGGGCAGCACCACGTTGCGACTGGCCGAAAAGCTGCCCGTGGCAGCGGAACTGGTCGTCTACACGAACGCCGTGCCGGTCGCCACCACCCTGCTGAACCGGGGGATCACCACGGTGCTGCTCGGTGGGCGGATCCGGCAGCCCACGATGGCCGCTGTGGGCGCGCTGACCGCCGAGGCGCTGGCATCGATCAATGTCGACGTCGCGTTCCTCGGCACCAATGCGCTGTCCCTCGACCGGGGTCTGACGACGCCCGATCCCGAGGAGTCCACCGTCAAACGGCACATGCTCGCGGCCGCGGGGCAGCGCGTGTTCCTGGTCGATTCGAGCAAGTTCGGCAGGCACAGCCAGGCCCGCCACGCCAAACTCTCCGATGTCGACGTGCTGATCACCGACGACGGCGCCGACGTGGGCGTACGCAAGCGGCTGCGCGCCGCGGGCATCACCGTCGAGGTGGCGCACCGTTGA
- a CDS encoding TetR/AcrR family transcriptional regulator: protein MSAPDTPDRPLRKDAERNRKRVLEAARELFAAKGLEPNLNDVARHAGVGVGTVYRRFATKEELLEAIFEDGMNQLTELAEEALRHSDSWQGFAWFVEQECQLTVTDRGLREIAFSKCYGGDRVTAAQERLSGVTTELVERAQRDGHLRPGVSATDLPLLALLAGTVSEFAGHVDADLWRRYVSILLEGMRHHPGQQPVAVTALDRPALEAAMRTWEPAGPPSHRPRPPCAN, encoded by the coding sequence GTGAGCGCGCCCGATACGCCGGACCGGCCTCTGCGAAAAGACGCAGAGCGCAACCGCAAGCGGGTGCTCGAGGCCGCCCGCGAGCTGTTCGCCGCCAAAGGCCTCGAACCGAACCTCAACGACGTCGCGCGCCACGCCGGCGTGGGCGTGGGCACCGTGTACCGGCGTTTCGCCACCAAGGAGGAACTCCTCGAGGCGATCTTCGAAGACGGGATGAACCAGTTGACCGAGCTGGCCGAGGAAGCTCTCCGACACTCGGACTCATGGCAGGGGTTCGCCTGGTTCGTCGAGCAGGAGTGTCAGTTGACCGTGACTGATCGGGGACTGCGTGAGATCGCTTTCAGCAAATGCTACGGCGGCGACCGGGTGACGGCGGCTCAAGAGCGGCTCAGCGGCGTGACGACCGAACTGGTCGAACGGGCGCAGCGCGACGGCCATCTCCGGCCCGGGGTCTCGGCGACCGACCTGCCACTGCTCGCGCTGCTCGCGGGCACGGTGAGCGAGTTCGCCGGCCACGTGGATGCCGATTTGTGGCGCCGTTACGTGTCGATCCTGCTGGAGGGCATGCGCCACCACCCAGGCCAGCAACCCGTGGCGGTGACGGCGCTCGACCGCCCCGCACTCGAGGCCGCCATGCGCACCTGGGAGCCCGCCGGTCCCCCGTCCCACCGGCCACGTCCGCCCTGTGCGAACTGA
- a CDS encoding MmpS family transport accessory protein — translation MTKLLGRVWLPVLIIVAVGAGALVVMNVRTVFGSNPVVVTEKTSDNAEDFNPKVVTYEIFGSGSTAVINYMDLEGKPQRVASTPLPWTLTLQTTLPSVMPHIMAQGDGDSITCRVTVDDVVKEERTATGMNAETFCYVKAA, via the coding sequence ATGACAAAGTTGCTGGGTCGGGTCTGGCTACCTGTGCTGATCATCGTCGCGGTAGGTGCGGGCGCGCTGGTGGTGATGAACGTCCGCACCGTATTCGGTTCGAATCCCGTTGTGGTGACCGAGAAGACATCGGACAACGCCGAGGACTTCAACCCGAAGGTCGTGACGTACGAGATCTTCGGTTCCGGTTCGACAGCGGTGATCAACTACATGGACCTCGAGGGCAAGCCGCAGCGCGTCGCGAGCACGCCGCTGCCGTGGACCTTGACGCTGCAAACCACCCTGCCATCGGTGATGCCCCACATCATGGCCCAGGGCGACGGCGACAGCATCACCTGTCGAGTCACCGTCGATGACGTGGTCAAAGAAGAGAGGACCGCCACCGGCATGAACGCCGAAACCTTCTGCTATGTGAAGGCAGCATGA
- the lhgO gene encoding L-2-hydroxyglutarate oxidase → MATPRIGVIGAGIVGLAVARRLQQKLQADVTVIDKETVVAAHQTGHNSNVVHSGVYYPPGSLKATLCRRGVGLLRDYCVGRGLRYDELGKVIVAVRHDELPRLNDLAKRAVANGIPDTRLIDRAQLREREPHVEGLAALLIPSTAVVSFPAIAAAMRDDITDAGGELRLGCRVVGIDSRDGKVVVATDVEDMTLDHVVVCAGLQSSMIAAIAGAPRDPEIIPFRGEYYELVPSRSELVRGLVYPVPDPRYPFLGVHFTRGVDGHVHVGPNAVLALAQEGYRWRDVNVRQLWRSVSYPGMRRLARHHWRMGATEVLGSMSKSVFLRRARAYIPELRSTDIVRAESGVRAQALQADGNLVDDFVIHHRPGITFVRNAPSPAATASLAIAEHIVDANDWSRS, encoded by the coding sequence ATGGCGACACCGCGCATCGGCGTGATCGGGGCGGGCATCGTCGGGCTGGCGGTGGCCCGGCGTCTGCAGCAGAAGCTGCAGGCCGATGTGACGGTCATCGACAAGGAAACGGTCGTGGCCGCCCACCAGACCGGGCACAACAGCAACGTCGTCCATTCCGGCGTCTACTATCCGCCCGGTTCGTTGAAGGCCACGCTGTGCCGCCGCGGAGTGGGCCTGCTGCGTGACTACTGCGTCGGACGGGGCCTGCGCTACGACGAACTCGGCAAGGTGATCGTGGCCGTTCGCCACGATGAGTTACCCCGACTGAACGACCTCGCCAAACGTGCCGTAGCCAACGGGATCCCGGACACGCGGTTGATCGACAGGGCGCAATTGCGTGAGCGGGAACCCCATGTCGAGGGTCTGGCCGCGTTGCTCATTCCCAGCACGGCGGTGGTGAGCTTCCCGGCCATTGCCGCCGCGATGCGTGACGACATCACCGACGCCGGCGGTGAACTCCGGCTCGGATGCCGTGTCGTGGGGATCGACTCGCGTGACGGAAAGGTGGTGGTGGCCACCGATGTCGAGGACATGACGTTGGACCATGTGGTGGTGTGCGCCGGCCTGCAGTCGTCGATGATCGCCGCGATCGCGGGCGCCCCCAGAGATCCCGAGATCATCCCGTTCCGGGGCGAGTACTACGAATTGGTGCCTTCGCGATCGGAACTCGTTCGGGGACTGGTGTATCCGGTTCCTGACCCGCGATACCCGTTCCTGGGCGTGCATTTCACCCGCGGCGTCGACGGTCACGTGCACGTCGGGCCGAACGCGGTGCTCGCACTCGCGCAGGAGGGTTACCGGTGGCGTGACGTCAACGTTCGGCAGCTGTGGCGTTCCGTCAGCTATCCGGGGATGCGCCGGCTGGCGCGGCACCACTGGCGCATGGGCGCCACCGAGGTCCTGGGTTCGATGAGCAAGTCGGTGTTCCTGCGCCGTGCCCGGGCCTACATCCCCGAACTACGCTCGACGGACATCGTGCGTGCGGAATCGGGTGTGCGCGCCCAGGCCCTACAGGCCGACGGAAACCTGGTCGACGACTTCGTGATCCATCATCGTCCCGGAATCACCTTCGTCCGCAACGCTCCGTCGCCCGCGGCGACGGCATCGTTGGCGATCGCCGAACACATCGTCGATGCCAACGACTGGAGCCGTTCTTGA
- a CDS encoding RND family transporter — MSAPTDDTPTDAIAKPRHAAPPRPRLPRFIRTFAVPIILVWVAIVAVLNTVVPTLDEVGKMRAVSMSPNDAPSTLAIKRVGQVFQEYDTSSSVMIVLEGEEPLGIEAHAFYDKMVADLRADTKHVQHVQDFWGDTLTASGAQSVDGKAAYVQVYISGDQGEALANESVEAVRKIATEREAPPGVKAYVTGAAATSADQLAEGDASMKLIEGVTFAVITVMLLAVYRSVITTLIVLAMVVLGLSGARGIVAFLGFYNVFGLTTFATNMVVTLAIAAATDYAIFLIGRYQEARRVGEDRESAYYTMFHGTAHVVLASGLTIAGATLCLHFTRLPYFQTMGIPLAIGMLIVVAAALTAGPAVISVASRFGKILEPKRVSRSQVWHRVGTATVRWPGAILVCAVVAALIGLLALPGYYTTYDDRRYLPADVPANVGYEAAFRHFSQAKMNPDLMMIETDRDLRNPADFLVIDKIAKALKNVHGIAQVQTITRPDGDPIEHSTIPYTIGQNGTSQIMNNDYMQTNLDNLLKQADDLQTSIDSMTEMMNIQTELAAVSQSMADKMKQTSDDTASVRDHLADFDDFFRPIRNYLYWEPHCYDIPMCWSMRSIFESLDGINTMSDDFQEIVPEMQRMADLMPRMVAVMPAQIQSMKNQKQTLLNQYQVQKAQQDQTMAMQENATAMSEAFDAAKNDDSFYLPPEAFETDDFQRGMKLFMSPDGHAVRFTIVHQGDPLTEEGTSRMDDLKIAAADAIKGTPFEGARIYLGGSAATYNDMQIGADYDLIIVAAAALILIFIIMMVLTRAIVASAVIVGTVVLSLASAFGLSVLLWQHIVGIPLHWMVLPMSVIVLLAVGADYNLLLVSRMKEEIHAGIRTGIIRAMVGTGAVVTAAGLVFAFTMGSMAVSSLITIGQVGTTIGLGLLFDTLVVRSLMTPSIATLLGHWFWWPQRVRERPVPAKWPAPIQRAPEEALS, encoded by the coding sequence ATGAGCGCGCCGACCGACGACACCCCGACCGACGCCATCGCCAAGCCTCGCCACGCGGCACCCCCACGGCCACGGTTGCCGCGGTTCATCCGTACGTTCGCCGTTCCCATCATCCTGGTGTGGGTCGCGATCGTCGCGGTCCTCAACACCGTCGTCCCGACGCTGGACGAGGTCGGCAAGATGCGCGCGGTGTCGATGAGCCCCAACGACGCGCCGTCGACGCTCGCCATCAAGCGGGTGGGCCAGGTGTTCCAGGAATACGACACCAGCAGTTCGGTGATGATCGTGCTGGAAGGCGAAGAGCCACTTGGCATCGAGGCACACGCCTTCTACGACAAGATGGTCGCCGACCTGCGCGCCGACACCAAACACGTGCAACACGTCCAGGACTTCTGGGGCGACACCCTCACCGCGTCGGGCGCCCAGAGCGTCGACGGGAAAGCCGCTTACGTCCAGGTCTACATCTCCGGTGACCAAGGCGAGGCGCTGGCCAACGAGTCGGTCGAAGCGGTCCGCAAGATCGCCACCGAACGCGAGGCACCGCCCGGTGTCAAGGCTTACGTGACCGGCGCCGCGGCGACGAGCGCCGATCAGCTCGCCGAAGGCGACGCCAGCATGAAGCTGATCGAGGGCGTCACCTTCGCGGTCATCACCGTCATGCTGTTGGCGGTCTACCGCTCCGTCATCACCACGCTCATCGTGCTGGCGATGGTGGTGCTCGGATTATCCGGTGCCCGTGGGATCGTGGCGTTCCTGGGCTTCTACAACGTCTTCGGATTGACCACCTTCGCCACCAACATGGTGGTGACGCTGGCCATCGCGGCCGCCACCGACTACGCGATCTTCCTCATCGGCCGCTACCAGGAGGCGCGCCGCGTGGGCGAGGACCGAGAATCGGCGTACTACACGATGTTTCACGGGACGGCGCACGTCGTCCTCGCCTCGGGTCTGACCATCGCCGGTGCGACGCTGTGCCTGCACTTCACCCGACTGCCGTACTTCCAGACGATGGGTATCCCGCTGGCGATCGGCATGCTGATCGTGGTGGCCGCGGCCCTGACCGCAGGCCCCGCCGTCATCTCGGTGGCCAGCCGCTTCGGCAAGATCCTGGAACCCAAGCGCGTGAGCCGGTCTCAAGTGTGGCACCGCGTCGGCACCGCCACCGTGCGCTGGCCCGGCGCAATCCTGGTGTGCGCGGTGGTGGCGGCGCTCATCGGCCTGCTTGCGCTGCCCGGCTACTACACCACCTATGACGACCGGCGCTATCTGCCCGCCGACGTCCCGGCGAACGTCGGGTACGAGGCCGCGTTCCGACACTTCTCGCAGGCCAAGATGAATCCCGATCTGATGATGATCGAGACCGACCGCGATCTGCGGAACCCGGCCGACTTCCTGGTGATCGACAAGATCGCCAAGGCGCTCAAGAACGTTCACGGCATCGCGCAGGTGCAGACCATCACCCGTCCCGATGGCGACCCGATCGAACACTCGACGATCCCGTACACGATCGGCCAGAACGGCACCTCGCAGATCATGAACAACGACTACATGCAGACCAATCTGGACAATCTGCTCAAGCAGGCCGACGACCTGCAGACCAGCATCGACTCGATGACCGAGATGATGAACATCCAGACGGAGCTGGCCGCGGTGTCGCAGTCGATGGCCGACAAGATGAAGCAGACCTCGGACGACACCGCGAGCGTGCGGGATCACCTCGCGGACTTCGACGACTTCTTCCGGCCGATCCGCAACTACCTGTACTGGGAACCGCACTGCTACGACATCCCGATGTGCTGGTCCATGCGGTCGATCTTCGAGAGCCTCGACGGCATCAACACCATGTCCGACGACTTCCAGGAAATCGTGCCCGAGATGCAGCGCATGGCCGACCTGATGCCTCGGATGGTGGCGGTGATGCCCGCCCAGATCCAGTCGATGAAGAACCAGAAGCAGACGCTGCTGAACCAGTACCAGGTGCAGAAGGCGCAGCAGGACCAGACCATGGCCATGCAGGAGAACGCCACGGCCATGAGCGAGGCGTTCGACGCGGCCAAGAACGACGATTCGTTCTATCTCCCGCCGGAGGCCTTCGAGACCGACGACTTCCAGCGCGGCATGAAGCTGTTCATGTCGCCCGACGGACATGCGGTGCGGTTCACCATCGTTCACCAGGGTGACCCCCTGACCGAAGAGGGCACCTCGCGCATGGATGACCTCAAGATCGCCGCGGCCGATGCGATCAAGGGCACGCCGTTCGAGGGCGCGCGCATCTATCTCGGCGGCAGCGCCGCGACGTACAACGACATGCAGATCGGCGCCGATTACGACCTGATCATCGTCGCGGCCGCGGCCCTGATCCTGATCTTCATCATCATGATGGTGCTCACCAGGGCCATCGTGGCCTCGGCCGTGATCGTCGGGACGGTGGTGTTGAGCCTGGCCTCGGCGTTCGGATTGTCGGTGTTGCTGTGGCAGCACATCGTGGGGATCCCGTTGCACTGGATGGTGTTGCCGATGTCGGTCATCGTGCTGTTGGCCGTCGGCGCGGACTACAACCTGCTGCTGGTCTCCCGCATGAAAGAGGAGATCCACGCGGGAATCCGGACCGGCATCATCCGGGCCATGGTCGGCACCGGTGCGGTGGTCACCGCGGCCGGGTTGGTCTTCGCCTTCACGATGGGATCGATGGCCGTCAGCAGCCTGATCACCATCGGGCAGGTCGGCACCACCATCGGCCTCGGCCTGCTGTTCGACACGCTGGTCGTGCGCTCGCTGATGACACCGTCGATCGCGACGCTGCTCGGGCACTGGTTCTGGTGGCCGCAGCGCGTGCGCGAGCGGCCGGTTCCGGCGAAATGGCCCGCGCCGATCCAGCGCGCACCGGAGGAAGCGCTGAGCTGA
- a CDS encoding FGGY-family carbohydrate kinase: MAFAGLDVGTTSSKAVVYDGEGTVLGAGRAPMHWDTGRSGTQTDAERLCRSAFDALNLAAQAAGVPVRAVGVTSMGESGVLVDAQGRSLTPVIAWHDDRDGAEVADLVATIGPETFGGVAGKPLRGQWSLTKHRWLLTHVPATRAAVRRFDVAGWVVHRLGGDPAVEMSLAGRTGWFDIAAGDWWDDALAWSGATRSLMPPVVAAGVPVGTIAPDDVNPLLRNALLTFAGHDHQASALGARATGPGHELDSSGTAEALVRTIDTLPPRADIARLATAGITTDPSVEVGHWSLLGGTEGGLAQQRTLERLGVDLADLDRAAAESPYSEPGAQWRAVVEQAADEALALHRAMDDVVGPATRVVVTGGWRHSAEVMRAKHSRFANLEVSAVEEAGALGAATLAARACGAIGPRDHLGGS, from the coding sequence ATGGCGTTCGCAGGCCTCGACGTCGGCACGACATCGAGCAAGGCTGTCGTCTACGACGGCGAGGGCACCGTGCTCGGCGCCGGTCGCGCGCCGATGCACTGGGACACCGGCCGATCCGGCACGCAGACCGACGCGGAGCGCCTGTGCCGCAGTGCCTTCGACGCCCTGAACCTCGCCGCGCAAGCGGCCGGTGTGCCGGTGCGGGCGGTCGGGGTGACGAGCATGGGGGAGTCCGGTGTGCTCGTCGATGCGCAGGGCCGGTCACTCACGCCGGTGATCGCGTGGCACGACGACCGCGATGGTGCCGAGGTCGCCGATCTCGTTGCCACCATCGGGCCCGAGACGTTCGGTGGGGTCGCGGGCAAGCCCTTGCGCGGGCAGTGGTCGCTGACCAAGCACCGGTGGCTCCTGACGCACGTTCCCGCGACCCGCGCGGCCGTGCGGCGCTTCGACGTCGCGGGATGGGTGGTGCACCGGTTGGGTGGTGATCCCGCCGTCGAGATGTCGCTCGCCGGGCGGACCGGGTGGTTCGACATCGCCGCGGGGGATTGGTGGGACGACGCACTGGCCTGGTCGGGTGCGACGCGATCGCTCATGCCGCCCGTGGTGGCCGCGGGGGTCCCGGTGGGGACGATCGCCCCAGACGACGTGAACCCGTTGCTGCGCAATGCCCTACTGACCTTCGCCGGGCACGACCACCAGGCCTCCGCGCTCGGTGCACGCGCCACTGGCCCCGGCCACGAACTGGATTCGTCCGGTACTGCCGAGGCGTTGGTGCGCACCATCGACACGCTCCCGCCCCGTGCCGATATCGCACGTCTCGCCACGGCGGGCATCACCACCGATCCGAGTGTCGAGGTGGGGCATTGGAGCCTGCTCGGCGGCACCGAGGGCGGGCTCGCGCAGCAGCGCACGCTGGAGCGCCTCGGTGTCGACCTCGCCGATCTCGACCGGGCCGCGGCCGAATCGCCGTATTCCGAACCGGGGGCACAATGGCGAGCGGTGGTCGAACAGGCCGCCGACGAGGCGCTCGCGTTGCACCGTGCCATGGACGACGTGGTCGGGCCTGCCACCCGCGTCGTGGTCACCGGTGGCTGGCGCCACAGCGCAGAAGTCATGCGCGCCAAGCATTCCCGTTTCGCGAACTTGGAGGTGTCCGCGGTCGAGGAGGCCGGTGCGCTTGGTGCCGCGACCCTCGCCGCGCGGGCCTGCGGGGCGATCGGTCCGCGCGATCACCTGGGTGGGTCATGA